The genome window TTCACATTGAACCTTTGTTGCAACGCGGCGACGGCTTCTTCGCGGTCGTCGAAGTGAATTTTTTCCTTACCGATGATCTGGTAATCCTCATGCCCCTTGCCCGCGATCAGCACCAGGTCGCCGGGCTCGGCCTTGTTGATGGCGAAGCCGATGGCGGCGCGCCGGTCCGGCAGCACCATGTAGCGGCCTTCCGGGTCGATCTCGTCGGGGATGCCGGCGCAGATCTGGTCGATGATGTGGTTCGGGTCTTCCGTACGCGGGTTGTCCGAGGTGATGACGGCGAAGTCGGCCAGTTCCACGGCGATCTTTCCCATGACCGGACGCTTGGTGGCGTCGCGGTCGCCGCCGCAGCCGAACACGACCAGCACCCGGTTGGTCGTCACCGTGCGCGCGGCCTTGAGCGCGTTGACGAGCGCATCGTCGGTGTGCGCGTAATCCACGGCCACGATGAAATTCTGATCTTCATCCACCTTTTCGAAACGGCCCGGCACCCGGGCGAGTTCGCGCACGCCGCGGGCGATGGTGTCGAGAGTGATGCCCTGGATGACTCCCACGGCAGCTGCCGACAGGATGTTGTACACGTTGTGGCGGCCCAGCAGCATCGACTTGATTTCTGTGGCGCCATAAGGCGTTTTCAACCTGAACTGCACGCCGTCGGGTCCGATCTTCAAATTTTCCGCAGTGACGTCCGCCGACTGATCGATGCCCGTTGTCAACGTGACCTGTGGCAGCTCGGCGGCGAGTTCGCGGCCGACGTCGTCGTCGATGTTGATCACCTGTTTGCCGACGGTGCAGTCCAGGAACAGGCTCTTCTTGCTTTTTTTGTAGTGGTCGAGCGTCTTGTGATAGTCGAGGTGGTCGCGCGAGAAATTGGTGAACACGCCGATGGCGAATTTGAGTTCGCGCACGCGTTTCAGGGCGAGGGAATGCGACGACACTTCCATGACGCCGCGTTGAATGCCTGCCGCCCACATTTCCGCCAGCATGCGATTGATCTCAAGAGCTTCCGGCGTGGTCATCGGCGCCGGGCGCAGGGTGTCGGCGTAGCGGTAGTTGATGGAACCGATGACGCCGCTGGGTTCGTCGTTCGCCTTGTAAATGCTTTCCAGCAGGTAGGTGAGCGTGGTTTTGCCGTTGGTGCCGGTGATGGCGGTGAGTTCCATGTGGTGTGACGGATCGCCGTAAAACCGCGCCGCCACCCAGGCGAGGGCGTGGCGCGCGTCGGTGACGTGAATACCGGTGGCGTTCTGGCCGCCGATGCCCTGCTCCATCAAGTCTTCGACACTGGATTCGGTGATGTAGGCGCCAGCGCCTTTCTGTAACGCGTCGTCGATGAACCGGCTGCCGTCGTGATGCAGCCCCGGCATGGCCACAAACAGCGCGCTCGGCTCGACCTTGCGCGAGTCGTAGGCGATCGAGCCGATCTCGCGGTCCAGCGTCCCCACCAGATTCTGCAGGGGAAATCCGTTGATCAATTTGGCGAGTTTCTGGTTCATCACAAAGTGGACCCTACAGTTTGCAGAGGGTGAATGTTCATTTGTCCCCGTGTTCGTTTTGACGACAATCATGTCCGGTCCAGAACAAAAACACGCTCCTTGCTGGATGGAATGTGCAGGTAGCGCAGGGTTTTTTCCGCGAGGCGCTGGAACACCGGCGCTGCCACCTCTCCGCCCCAGTACGATTTCTGCGGTTCGTCGATCATCACCAGGATCACCAGCCGGGGCGCGTCTGCCGGCACAAAGCCGATGAACGAGGCCAGGTAGGCGGAGGTGGAATACGTGTGCGTTTCAGGATCGATCTTCTGTGCGGTGCCGGTTTTGCCTGCCACCTCGAATCCGGGAATGGCCGCCTGTTTGCCGGTGCCGTTTTTGACCACCTGCTTCAGCATGTCGATCATCTGGCGGCTGGTGTGGCGGGTCAGCACGCGGCGGATGACCTGCCGTTCCGGTTGCGCCACCATCTCGCCGTCTTTCAGCATGGCGTGGGTGAGGTGCGGTTTCAGCAGCAGGCCGCCGTTGGCGATGGCGGCCATGGCGGCGGTCATCTGCATGGGCGATACCGAAATCTCGTGGCCGAAGGAAATGGACGCCAAAGACAACCCCGACCACTGCGACAGATCGCGCACCGTGCCTGCGGTTTCGCCGGGGAGATCGATGCCTAACCGGCTGCCGAAGCCGAAGTTGCGGATGTATTCGTGGAAACGGTTCTCACCCAGTTTTTCCGCGACCTTGATGGCCCCGATGTTGCTGGATTTGGAAATGATTTTCTGCAACGTCAGCCAGCCGAACTTGTGGTTGGCGGCTTCACCGATGTGGACGCCGCCGACTTCGTAGTTGCCGTTTTCGCAGAAGAAAATGTCGTTGGGGCGGGCGATGCCTTCTTCCAGCGCCGCGGCGACAACGATGGGCTTGAAGATCGAACCCGGCTCATAGGCGTTGGACACGGCGGGGTTGCCCCACAGCGTGCGCGGAAACGCGGCGAAGTTGTTGGGGTTGAATCCCGGGTACGAGGCCAGGGCATAGATGCCGCCGTCGTTGGGGTCCATGACGATGACCAGGCCGCTTTTGGCCTGCGACGCGCGCACCTGTTTTTCCAGCTCCTGCTCGGCGTAAAACTGAATGACTTCGTCGATGGTCAGGACCAGGTCGCGATTGCGCTGGCCCAGCGGGTCTTCACCCAGCCCGGTTTGCAGGTAACGGCCCCGCGCGTCCTTTTCCACCACCTTGCGGCGCAGCTTGCCTTTCAATAGAGAGTGCTGTTCGTGCTCGATGCCGGCCAGACCCTGATTGTCGAGGCCGACGAACCCCAGCGTGCTGGCGGCCAGCTGGCGGCGCGGGTAAAACCGTTTGCTCTCTTTAATGAAGCCGACGCCGGGCAGATCGAGCTGGTGCAACCGGGCGATCTCATCGAGACGGCCCTTGCGCTTGATCCAGACGAAGTGTTTTTTGGACTGTACTTTTTCCAGCACGTCTTTCGGGTCCAGGTTCAGGGTGCGGGCCAGGGTGGTGGCGGTTGCTACCGGATCGAAGATTTCGCGGGGATCGATGTAAACGGACTCGACGTCGAGATTGGTGGCCAGCAGGCTGCGGTTTCTATCAAAAATATGGCCCCGGCCGGTGGCGATTTCCACCGTCCGCACGTATTGTTTGCGGGACTGCGAAAGCAGGTCGTCGTGCTGGAAGATCTGCAAATGCACCAGCCGCCCCGCCAGCGCCAGGCCGAAGCCGACGATCAGAACCGAGACCACGGTCATGCGTCCCTTCAGGGCGGAGTACAGGGATTGCGGTGAATTTTTTTTGATGCGGCGCATGCGCGTGGCCTCACTACTTTACGAAGATCGTGACGATCTGTTCCGGCTGGGGGTGTTGCATTCCCAACCGGTGTTCGGCCAGGTACTGGACCCGGTCCAGAGACAGCAGGCTGTCCCGTTCCAACTTGAGAAGGGTGTGTTCGCGGAGCAGCTGGGTGTGAAGGCGTTGCTGGGCCTGGAACTCGTACGACAGCTTGACCATGCGCACGTTGGGCCAGACATAGAACAGCGCTCCGAATAAAAACAGCGTCAGCACGATGACGACCACGCGGAACTCCGCGGGCGACAGGTGAATCTGGTTGCGGGCCCACCTCAGCCACGGGCGTTGATCAGACATGGATGCGCTCCGCTGCGCGCAACCGCGCGCTGGAGGACCGGGGGTTGGCCGCGATTTCTTTTTCCGACGGCTTGACCACCTTCCGGGTCAGAATCTTGAGCCTGCTTTTGCGTCCACA of Nitrospina watsonii contains these proteins:
- a CDS encoding UDP-N-acetylmuramoyl-L-alanyl-D-glutamate--2,6-diaminopimelate ligase, which produces MNQKLAKLINGFPLQNLVGTLDREIGSIAYDSRKVEPSALFVAMPGLHHDGSRFIDDALQKGAGAYITESSVEDLMEQGIGGQNATGIHVTDARHALAWVAARFYGDPSHHMELTAITGTNGKTTLTYLLESIYKANDEPSGVIGSINYRYADTLRPAPMTTPEALEINRMLAEMWAAGIQRGVMEVSSHSLALKRVRELKFAIGVFTNFSRDHLDYHKTLDHYKKSKKSLFLDCTVGKQVINIDDDVGRELAAELPQVTLTTGIDQSADVTAENLKIGPDGVQFRLKTPYGATEIKSMLLGRHNVYNILSAAAVGVIQGITLDTIARGVRELARVPGRFEKVDEDQNFIVAVDYAHTDDALVNALKAARTVTTNRVLVVFGCGGDRDATKRPVMGKIAVELADFAVITSDNPRTEDPNHIIDQICAGIPDEIDPEGRYMVLPDRRAAIGFAINKAEPGDLVLIAGKGHEDYQIIGKEKIHFDDREEAVAALQQRFNVNG
- a CDS encoding peptidoglycan D,D-transpeptidase FtsI family protein, coding for MRRIKKNSPQSLYSALKGRMTVVSVLIVGFGLALAGRLVHLQIFQHDDLLSQSRKQYVRTVEIATGRGHIFDRNRSLLATNLDVESVYIDPREIFDPVATATTLARTLNLDPKDVLEKVQSKKHFVWIKRKGRLDEIARLHQLDLPGVGFIKESKRFYPRRQLAASTLGFVGLDNQGLAGIEHEQHSLLKGKLRRKVVEKDARGRYLQTGLGEDPLGQRNRDLVLTIDEVIQFYAEQELEKQVRASQAKSGLVIVMDPNDGGIYALASYPGFNPNNFAAFPRTLWGNPAVSNAYEPGSIFKPIVVAAALEEGIARPNDIFFCENGNYEVGGVHIGEAANHKFGWLTLQKIISKSSNIGAIKVAEKLGENRFHEYIRNFGFGSRLGIDLPGETAGTVRDLSQWSGLSLASISFGHEISVSPMQMTAAMAAIANGGLLLKPHLTHAMLKDGEMVAQPERQVIRRVLTRHTSRQMIDMLKQVVKNGTGKQAAIPGFEVAGKTGTAQKIDPETHTYSTSAYLASFIGFVPADAPRLVILVMIDEPQKSYWGGEVAAPVFQRLAEKTLRYLHIPSSKERVFVLDRT
- a CDS encoding cell division protein FtsL, which gives rise to MSDQRPWLRWARNQIHLSPAEFRVVVIVLTLFLFGALFYVWPNVRMVKLSYEFQAQQRLHTQLLREHTLLKLERDSLLSLDRVQYLAEHRLGMQHPQPEQIVTIFVK